The region GGTTTCAAAATCTACATCCCATTGCTGACCTTCGCAAACTTCAAGAGCGGTTTTGCTGAATAATTTGGCTAAGTTTCTAAAAACGTTTGGCTCGTATTGTTCAAAGTATTGATAAGCCAAAATCAGCATCGCATCTCCCGAAAGAATTCCGGTATTTAAATTCCATTTTTCATGAACTGTTACTTGGCCTCTTCGCAAAGGCGCATCATCCATTATATCATCATGAACAAGTGAGAAATTATGAAAAACTTCCACAGCCATAGCTGCAGGGAGAGCAACGGAATAATCAGTATCAAAAACTTCTGCGGCCATTAAAGTTAAAACCGGACGGATGCGTTTTCCTCCAAGTCCTAAAATATATTCAATCGGCTCATAGAGATTTACAGGTTCTTTGTGAATATTTTGTTTTTTTAAATAATCAATAAAAAAATCCTGGTACTGACTAATATCGTGCATAAAATAAAATTCTGATTTACGAGCCTCAAAGATACAATTCAATTATGAATTATTAGGTTCTAAATTTTAAATGCTGACAAAACTTTAAAGATTAATTAAAAGAGCTAAGAATGAATATGTTAAAATTATTTCTAAAAAACTTGGAAACTTTTTTGGTATTTAGAGTTTCCTCTTTATATTTGCACCGTTAAATGGAAACTAAGAACACTGTAAAAGTTTCCATTTCGATTTTGAGATATTATAAACTCATTAAAATCAGTTATTTATGAAAACAACATGGACTTTAGATTCTACACAATCAGATGTTTTAATTAAAATGAGACATTCGATCATTGCTTATTTGGGAGGAACAACAAACAAATTTGGCGGTTATGTGAGTCTTGAAGATAATGAGATTGAAGATGCTTCGGTTGAATTTTCGCTGGATATTAATAATAAAACTGAAAGCTTTCAGCAAATTGACACCAATTTACAGCTTCAGGATTTTTTTGATGTAGATGAGCACCCAATAATTAGTTTTAAATCGACTTCATTTCAAAAGATAAATAACAATATTAATTTTTTCAAAGGAGATTTAACTATAAAAGATGTAACACGAGTTGTAGAACTGGACGCAGAGTTTATTGGAGTAAATACCTACAATGGAGAGAAAAAAGTAGCTTTCGAAATTAAGGGTGATATCAAACGTCAGGACTTTGGATTAGATTATAATTCATTTCATCACAATGGAGGTTTGGCTTTAGGAAAAGATATCAAATTAATTGCAAATCTTGAATTTAGTATATAAATCTTACACAATTATTAACTTAATGTAAAATTATTACAAATATCATGGAAACTATTTTTTTAGATTTTAGTTTCCTAATTATATTTGTAAGACAATTGGGAGAATTAAAATGAAAGAGAAAATAATAGCAAAAGCAAGCGAACTTTTTTTAAAGCTTGGTTTTAAGAGTGTTACCATGGATGATATTGCAGGAGAAATGTGTATTTCGAAAAAAACGATATACAAATATTTCTGTAATAAGGAAGTTTTGATTGAAGAAAGCACTTCTTTGGTTCATGGACAAGTTCATGAAATTATGGATACCATTATCGCTAAGAATTACAATGCTATTCATGAGAATTTCGAAATTAGGGAAATGTTTCGTGATATGTTTAAAAATAATATTGATACTTCTCCAATTTACCAGCTGAAAAAGCATTATCCGGAGATTTACCAAAATATTCTTTCTTTTGAAATTGATCAGTGTACACAATGTTTTAGAGAGAATATTGAAAAAGGAATTCGCGAAGGACTTTACAGAAGTGATTTAAATGTGGAGGTTTATGTAAAGTTTTACTATACACTGGTTTTTCATATTAACGAAAATACCGTTTCTGAAAGCGAAGCACAAAGAATAGAATTAGAAGCATTAGAATACCATACTCGGGCAATGGCTACTCAAAAAGGAGTCGAGGAATTAGAAAAGCAATTGAAAAGAATTAAAAATTAACATTCCAAAATTAATCGTCATTTTTCTCTGTGAGGGTAAAGAAAAAATGACGGTCTCATCTCAAATTTAATAAATAGTAACACTTATGAAAAGAATCTTTCTTATAGTTTTGTGTACAGTAGGCTTATCTGCTGTTGCACAAACCACTACTTTAACTCTGAAAGACGCAGTCAATTATGCGCTTCAAAATAAAGCTGATGCGAAAAAAGCAAAACTTCAGGTTGAAAACAGCGAATATAAAATTCAGGAAGTACGTTCAAGAGCGTTACCGCAAATCTCTGCGAACGGGAACTTAACATACAATCCTATTATTCAGACTACGGTTATTGATGGAGCTGGATTTGGTCAGCCGGGAACTACAATTCAGGCTGCATTTGGACAGACCTGGACTTCGACTGCAGGACTTTCTTTAACTCAGGCCATTTTTGATCAATCTGTTTTTACGGGATTAAAAGCAGCAAAATCTACTCGTGAGTTTTATCAAATAAACGATCAATTGACAGAAGAGCAAGTTATTGAGAGAGTTGCGAATAATTATTATTCTGTATATGTTCAGCAGGAAAGACTGATGCTTTTGGATAGTAATTATGTAAACACTACAAAAGTTCGCGATATTGTAAAAGGACAGTTTGATAACGGTTTGGCAAAAAAAATTGACTTAGATCGTATTGTCGTTAAAATGTCTAACATAGATACAGAACGCCAACAGATTAAAAATCAAATTACATTACAGGAAAATGCTTTGAAGTTTTATATGGGGATGCCTATTGAAACTCAAATCGTTTTGCCAAAAGAAGAATTTGAAGTTGTTCCAGCTGCTTTAACTCAAGAACCAAATATCGAAAACAGAACAGAATATCTGCTTTTGAAAAAACAAGAAGAGCTTTTGGTTTACAATAAAAAAGCAATGCAAGCAGGATATTACCCTACACTTTCATTAACTGCCGGTTATAATTATATTGGTCAGGGTCCCGAATTTCCTTGGTTTGCAAAACCAGATAAAGGAGTTTATTGGTCAGATTTCTCTGCAATTGGGTTAAACTTACACGTACCAATCTTTACAGGTTTTGGTACTCGTGCAAAAGTAAGACAAGCAGATGTTGAAATTAGATCCCTTCAGGAAGATATCAAAGACACTAAATTATCTCTTGATTTAGATTACAAAAATGCAATGGCACAAATCGATAATAATTTGGTGACCATTCAGAATCAACAAGAAAATATGCGTTTAGCTAGTGAAATTCTTAGCAACACCAAAAACAATTATCTTCAGGGATTAGCTTCTTTAACCGATTTGCTTGACGCAGAAAATGCATCACTTGAAGCTCAAAATAATTATACCAGAGCAGTTTTAAATTATAAAATTGCCGAAATATCTCTAATTAAATCAAAAGGCGAACTAAAATCTCTTACTAAATAACAAATTATTACAATGAAAAAAATAATTATAACAATCGTAATCATAGTCGTGGCAATTGTCGGGATTAACCTCATTTTAAATAAGAATAAGGCTGAGAATGAAGGTAAAACTGCAATTGTAGCAGAAAAAAATGCAGCAGTTTCTGTAAAAGTAGCAACTGTAAAAACTGAAGATGTAAATCTTGGTTTTACTGCAAACGGAAACTTTGCACCAATTCAGGAATTGACTTTCTCTGCAGAGAAATCCGGAAAAGTAATCAGTGTTTTAGTAAAAGAAGGTGATTACGTAAGAGTGGGACAAACTCTTTTAACAGTAAGAGGTGATGTAATCAATGTAAATGCTCAGGCAGCAGAAGCAGCATATCAAAATGCAAAATCTGATTATGCCAGATATGAAAATGCTTTTAAAACAGGTGGTGTTACAAAACAACAATTGGATCAGGCAAAATTAGCTTTAACAAATGCTCAGTCTAATTATACTCAGGCTAAAATCAATGTTGGAGATACAAGAGTAAAAGCTCCAATCAATGGATATATCAATAAAAAATATGTTGAGCCGGGATCTATTTTAGCCGGAATGCCTGCAACTGCTTTATTTGATATTGTAAACGTTTCTAAATTGAAATTGACAGTTACAGTAAACGAAAGCCAGGTAGCAAGTTTAAAATTAGGAAACACAGTAAACATTACTGCTAGTGTTTATCCTGACAAAAGTTTCTCTGGAAAAATTACTTTCATCGCTGCAAAAGCAGATGCTTCTTTAAACTTCCCTGTTGAAATTGAAATTACAAACAATGCTAACAACGACTTAAAAGCGGGTATGTACGGAACAGCAAACTTTGGTTCAAACAACCAAAAACAAAACTTAAAAGTGGTTCCTAGAAATGCTTTTGTTGGAAGTGTAAGCAGTAACGAAATCTTCGTAGTAGAAAATAACGTTGCTAAATTGAAAAAAGTAGTTGCCGGAAGAATCTTAGGAGACAAAGTTGAAATCATCAATGGATTGAATGACGGAGACGTAGTTATTACTACAGGTCAAATCAACTTACAAGACGGAAATACAGTAGAAATTATTAAATAAAAGTAATTAGTGATTGAGGGATTAGTCCTTAGTCCTTAGTTTTTAGTGCCTTGAATTAGGTAATATTAAAAACGGGGAACTAAAAACTAAGGACTAATAAAACTAAAGACTTAATAAAAAGACATATGAAATTAGCCGAAATATCCATAAAACGTCCGTCGTTAGTAATTGTATTGTTTACAATTCTGACTTTAGGTGGATTGTTCAGTTACAGCCAGTTAGGCTACGAGCTGATCCCAAAATTCGAAACCAATGTAATTACGGTTTCAACTACTTATCCTGGTGCTTCTCCAAGTGAGGTTGAAAATACAGTAACAAAGAAAATTGAGGATGCGATTGCTTCTCTTGAAAATATCAAAAAAATCGACTCGAAATCTTATGAAAGTTTATCTGTAGTATCGATCACATTGACTTCAAATGCCAATGTTGATATTTCGATGAACGATGCACAGCGTAAAATTAACGCGATTTTGAGTGACTTACCGGACGATGCTGATCCACCGTCATTGACTAAATTCTCTTTGAGTGATTTACCAATCATGACACTTGGAGCCAATGGTAAAATGGACGAAGCACAATTTTACGATTTGATCGATAAAAAGATTGCTCCAATCTTATCCCGTGTACAAGGGGTTGCTCAGGTAAACATTATTGGTGGTCAGGAGCGTGAAATTCAGGTAAACCTTGACGCTGTAAAAATGCAAGGTTACGGACTTTCGGTTCCTCAGGTACAGCAGACAATTTTGAGTTCAAACCTGGATTTCCCTACTGGAAACATTCAGACTCGTAACCAAAAAATCTTAATCCGTTTAGCGGGTAAATATAAAAACGTTGAAGAATTAAGAAATTTAGTAGTTTCTTCTCAAAACGGAATTCAGGTTCGTTTAGGAGATATTGCAGACGTTCAGGATACACAAAAAATCGCGGAGAAAATTGCGCGTGTAGATCAAAAAAGTGCAATTGTACTTCAAATCGTAAAACAATCAGATGCGAATGCGGTTGCGGTAAGTGAGCAGTTAATTAAAACGGTTAAGACATTAGAGAACGATTACAAATCGGTTCAGTTAAAATTAGAAGTTGCAAAAGACAGTACAGTGTTTACGCTTGAAGCAGCAGACTCAGTTGTACATGACTTGTTAATTGCGGTTATTCTGGTAGCATTTGTAATGTTGTTTTTCCTCCACAGTATTAGAAACTCATTGATCGTAATGGTATCTATTCCTGCTTCTTTGATTGCAACATTTATTGGTATTTATTTGTTAGGTTATACACTTAACTTAATGTCTTTACTTGGTCTGTCTCTTGTAGTTGGTATTCTTGTGGATGACGCCATCGTTGTACTTGAAAATATTTACCGACACATGGAAATGGGTAAAAGCCGAATTCGTGCCGCTTATGACGGAACTGCCGAAATTGGTGCAACCGTAACTTCGATTACTTTAGTAATTGTGGTGGTGTTCTTGCCAATTGCAATGAGTACAGGATTGGTATCGAACATTATTACACAATTCTGTGTTACAGTAATTATCTCTACGATGTTCTCATTATTGGCTTCGTTTACTATCATTCCATGGTTGTCTTCTCGTTTTGGAAAATTAGAGCATATTGAAGGTAAAAACCTTTTCGGAAGAATCATTCTTGGATTCGAAAGCTATTTAACTCGTTTTACTGACTGGGTATCTAACTTACTAAACTGGTGTTTAGATCACTATATTAAAACGATCGTTGCTGTTGTCGTAATGTTTTTTGGAACAATCTTCTGGTTAATGGGAGGTGGTTACATTGGAGGAGAGTTCTTTGCATCATCTGATAGTGGTGAGTTCTTAGTACAAATTGAGATGCCAAAAGATGCTTCGTTGGAGCAAACCAACTTTATGACGCAAAAAGCAGAAGCTTTCTTAAAAGGAGAGAAATATGTTTTCAGTCAGATTACAACAGTAGGTCAAACCAGTGAAGGTTTGGGAGCAGCTCAGGCTACAGCTTACAAAGCAGAGATCGATGTTAAAATGATCGAGCAAAAAGATCGTACAGATGATGCCAACGTTTATGCTGCTAAAACAAAACGTAAACTGGAGAAAATTTTAGTTGGTGCTAAGGTAAAAACAGTTCCTGTAGGTATCTTAGGAACAGCAGAAGATGCTACTTTAGGTTTGATCGTAACTGGTCCAAACGTAGAAAGTGCCATGAAATTTGCAAAAATG is a window of Flavobacterium crocinum DNA encoding:
- a CDS encoding YceI family protein, translating into MKTTWTLDSTQSDVLIKMRHSIIAYLGGTTNKFGGYVSLEDNEIEDASVEFSLDINNKTESFQQIDTNLQLQDFFDVDEHPIISFKSTSFQKINNNINFFKGDLTIKDVTRVVELDAEFIGVNTYNGEKKVAFEIKGDIKRQDFGLDYNSFHHNGGLALGKDIKLIANLEFSI
- a CDS encoding TetR/AcrR family transcriptional regulator, producing the protein MKEKIIAKASELFLKLGFKSVTMDDIAGEMCISKKTIYKYFCNKEVLIEESTSLVHGQVHEIMDTIIAKNYNAIHENFEIREMFRDMFKNNIDTSPIYQLKKHYPEIYQNILSFEIDQCTQCFRENIEKGIREGLYRSDLNVEVYVKFYYTLVFHINENTVSESEAQRIELEALEYHTRAMATQKGVEELEKQLKRIKN
- a CDS encoding TolC family protein, producing the protein MKRIFLIVLCTVGLSAVAQTTTLTLKDAVNYALQNKADAKKAKLQVENSEYKIQEVRSRALPQISANGNLTYNPIIQTTVIDGAGFGQPGTTIQAAFGQTWTSTAGLSLTQAIFDQSVFTGLKAAKSTREFYQINDQLTEEQVIERVANNYYSVYVQQERLMLLDSNYVNTTKVRDIVKGQFDNGLAKKIDLDRIVVKMSNIDTERQQIKNQITLQENALKFYMGMPIETQIVLPKEEFEVVPAALTQEPNIENRTEYLLLKKQEELLVYNKKAMQAGYYPTLSLTAGYNYIGQGPEFPWFAKPDKGVYWSDFSAIGLNLHVPIFTGFGTRAKVRQADVEIRSLQEDIKDTKLSLDLDYKNAMAQIDNNLVTIQNQQENMRLASEILSNTKNNYLQGLASLTDLLDAENASLEAQNNYTRAVLNYKIAEISLIKSKGELKSLTK
- a CDS encoding efflux RND transporter periplasmic adaptor subunit, whose translation is MKKIIITIVIIVVAIVGINLILNKNKAENEGKTAIVAEKNAAVSVKVATVKTEDVNLGFTANGNFAPIQELTFSAEKSGKVISVLVKEGDYVRVGQTLLTVRGDVINVNAQAAEAAYQNAKSDYARYENAFKTGGVTKQQLDQAKLALTNAQSNYTQAKINVGDTRVKAPINGYINKKYVEPGSILAGMPATALFDIVNVSKLKLTVTVNESQVASLKLGNTVNITASVYPDKSFSGKITFIAAKADASLNFPVEIEITNNANNDLKAGMYGTANFGSNNQKQNLKVVPRNAFVGSVSSNEIFVVENNVAKLKKVVAGRILGDKVEIINGLNDGDVVITTGQINLQDGNTVEIIK
- a CDS encoding efflux RND transporter permease subunit, which gives rise to MKLAEISIKRPSLVIVLFTILTLGGLFSYSQLGYELIPKFETNVITVSTTYPGASPSEVENTVTKKIEDAIASLENIKKIDSKSYESLSVVSITLTSNANVDISMNDAQRKINAILSDLPDDADPPSLTKFSLSDLPIMTLGANGKMDEAQFYDLIDKKIAPILSRVQGVAQVNIIGGQEREIQVNLDAVKMQGYGLSVPQVQQTILSSNLDFPTGNIQTRNQKILIRLAGKYKNVEELRNLVVSSQNGIQVRLGDIADVQDTQKIAEKIARVDQKSAIVLQIVKQSDANAVAVSEQLIKTVKTLENDYKSVQLKLEVAKDSTVFTLEAADSVVHDLLIAVILVAFVMLFFLHSIRNSLIVMVSIPASLIATFIGIYLLGYTLNLMSLLGLSLVVGILVDDAIVVLENIYRHMEMGKSRIRAAYDGTAEIGATVTSITLVIVVVFLPIAMSTGLVSNIITQFCVTVIISTMFSLLASFTIIPWLSSRFGKLEHIEGKNLFGRIILGFESYLTRFTDWVSNLLNWCLDHYIKTIVAVVVMFFGTIFWLMGGGYIGGEFFASSDSGEFLVQIEMPKDASLEQTNFMTQKAEAFLKGEKYVFSQITTVGQTSEGLGAAQATAYKAEIDVKMIEQKDRTDDANVYAAKTKRKLEKILVGAKVKTVPVGILGTAEDATLGLIVTGPNVESAMKFAKMAEAELRTIPGTTEIKLTVEDGNPEINVQVDRDKMAALGLTLQTVGLTMQTAYSGNTDGKYRAGEYEYDINIKYNEFDRKNITDVSNLIFINNAGQQIKLNQFATITEGSGPSKLERRDKTASVTVQGQNVGVPAGTIVQQWQEKLDKLKKPTGVNYIWGGDQENQSEGFGTLGIALLAAIILVYLVMVGLYDSFVHPFVVLFAIPLSFIGVLFALALTNNTLNIFTILGVIMLIGLVCKNAIMLVDYTNQRRAAGESIRNALIQANHARLRPILMTTIAMVFGMFPIALASGAGAEWKNGLAWVIIGGLISSLFLTLIVVPVIYDIMEKIIRKFSKGEKIDYEAEMVADYTPAELSEDGFNPKHTH